A region of Sulfuricella denitrificans skB26 DNA encodes the following proteins:
- the tig gene encoding trigger factor: METTTENSSSLQRTLNLAVSLASMEAEVGNRLKRLARTVKMDGFRPGKVPMKIVEQQYSGQVRQEVLGEAVQKNFSEAVRAQNLKVAGYPRIEAKPAEGESKDLQFAATFEVYPDVVVGDVSGVAIDRPQVVVGDAEVDKTIEILRKQRVSYVLAKRKAATGDQVEIDYRGTLNGEEFQGGQAKDYKLVLGEGHTLKDFEEAILGMTASESKSFELTFPDDYHAKELAGKTVTFAVTLNQVAEPKLPEVDADFAKSLGVSDGNLETMRSEIKANLEREVKKRIDGRVKERVMQALLDATPFEQPRSMIEMEIDHLRQQAGEDLRARGLSASGDISLPANLFEDQARRRVSLGLIMSELVNANQLQAKPEQVRELVNELAQSYEQPEQVLAWYYGEPNRLATVESLVIEDNVVKWVLERAKVVEVNSAFDELMGNN, from the coding sequence ATGGAAACGACTACGGAAAACTCCAGCTCACTGCAACGCACGCTTAACCTGGCCGTTTCGCTCGCCAGTATGGAAGCGGAAGTGGGTAACAGGCTGAAACGGCTGGCGCGCACGGTCAAGATGGATGGTTTCCGTCCCGGCAAGGTGCCGATGAAGATTGTGGAGCAGCAGTACAGTGGCCAGGTACGCCAGGAAGTCCTGGGTGAGGCGGTGCAGAAAAACTTTTCCGAAGCAGTCAGGGCGCAGAACCTGAAAGTGGCAGGCTATCCACGGATCGAGGCCAAGCCGGCCGAGGGCGAGTCCAAGGATCTGCAATTTGCTGCGACTTTCGAAGTTTATCCTGATGTAGTGGTAGGTGATGTCAGCGGGGTAGCGATCGATCGCCCGCAGGTGGTGGTTGGTGATGCCGAGGTTGATAAAACTATCGAAATCCTGCGCAAGCAGCGCGTGAGCTATGTGCTGGCCAAGCGCAAAGCTGCAACTGGCGATCAGGTCGAGATCGACTATCGCGGCACCCTGAATGGTGAAGAATTCCAGGGCGGTCAGGCCAAGGATTATAAGCTGGTGCTGGGCGAAGGTCATACGCTGAAGGATTTTGAAGAGGCTATCCTTGGCATGACGGCAAGCGAGAGCAAATCGTTTGAATTAACCTTTCCAGATGATTATCATGCCAAGGAACTAGCCGGGAAAACCGTGACTTTTGCGGTGACGCTGAATCAGGTGGCGGAGCCGAAACTGCCGGAAGTCGATGCGGATTTCGCCAAGTCGCTGGGTGTATCGGACGGCAATCTGGAAACCATGCGCAGCGAAATCAAGGCCAACCTGGAACGCGAGGTGAAAAAGCGCATTGACGGCCGGGTCAAGGAGCGCGTGATGCAGGCTCTGCTCGACGCGACACCGTTCGAGCAGCCCAGATCTATGATCGAGATGGAGATCGACCATCTCCGCCAGCAGGCAGGCGAAGATTTGCGTGCCCGTGGATTGAGCGCCAGCGGCGATATTTCGCTGCCGGCCAATTTGTTCGAGGATCAGGCGCGCCGCCGCGTCAGCCTTGGCTTAATCATGTCTGAGCTGGTTAATGCGAACCAGTTGCAGGCCAAGCCCGAGCAGGTGCGTGAACTGGTGAATGAGCTGGCGCAAAGCTATGAGCAACCGGAGCAAGTGCTGGCTTGGTATTATGGTGAACCGAATCGCCTAGCCACAGTCGAATCTTTGGTTATCGAAGACAATGTGGTCAAATGGGTGCTGGAACGCGCCAAAGTGGTGGAAGTTAATTCCGCCTTTGATGAACTGATGGGGAATAATTAA
- the hpnC gene encoding squalene synthase HpnC has product MPQHYENFPVASFLLPKHLRRPISVIYAFARTADDFADEGDLDDDARLALLDGFRDELDKIEAGLPPAISLFHEIKEIIDLHQLPLQPFYDLLDAFSQDVVKKRYAHFSEVMDYCQRSANPVGLLLLHLYGAATERNISYSNAICSSLQLINFLQDIAIDYHDKDRIYLPQDELAKYRISETQIARGDNSGLWKPFMQFQIERTRKLLQAGAPLGSVLRGRIGLEMRMIIMGGETILRKLHKSDGDIFNDRPLIKPGDWIFMLYRALRKK; this is encoded by the coding sequence ATGCCTCAACACTATGAAAATTTTCCGGTGGCATCCTTTTTGTTGCCAAAACACCTTCGCCGCCCGATCAGCGTCATTTATGCTTTCGCCCGTACGGCAGATGATTTTGCCGATGAAGGCGATCTCGACGATGATGCGCGACTGGCTCTGCTTGACGGCTTTCGTGACGAACTGGACAAGATCGAAGCAGGCCTGCCGCCAGCAATTTCTCTGTTCCACGAGATCAAAGAGATCATCGACCTCCATCAGCTGCCATTGCAACCTTTCTACGACCTGCTCGACGCCTTTTCACAGGACGTCGTTAAAAAACGTTATGCCCATTTCAGCGAGGTAATGGATTACTGCCAGCGCTCCGCCAATCCGGTCGGCCTGCTGCTGCTACACCTTTACGGCGCAGCGACGGAACGCAACATCAGCTACTCGAACGCCATTTGCTCCAGTTTGCAGTTGATCAACTTCCTGCAGGATATCGCCATCGACTACCACGACAAGGACAGAATTTACCTGCCGCAGGATGAACTGGCAAAATACCGCATTTCTGAAACGCAAATCGCGCGCGGCGACAACAGCGGCCTGTGGAAACCCTTCATGCAATTCCAGATCGAGCGCACGCGCAAGTTGCTGCAGGCAGGCGCGCCGCTTGGCAGCGTACTGCGCGGCAGGATCGGCCTGGAAATGCGCATGATCATCATGGGTGGCGAAACCATACTCCGTAAGCTGCATAAATCCGACGGAGATATTTTCAATGACCGTCCGCTGATCAAGCCTGGCGACTGGATATTCATGCTGTATCGGGCACTGCGAAAAAAATGA